Proteins encoded together in one Thermomonospora curvata DSM 43183 window:
- a CDS encoding DNA repair helicase XPB: MTDGPLIVQSDKTLLLEVGHEQADDCRRDIAPFAELERAPEHVHTYRITPLALWNARAAGHDAEQVVDMLLRYSRYPVPHALLVDVADTMSRYGRLRLEKDPAHGLVLTSTDRSVLEEVLRSKKVKPMLGARIDEDTVIVHPSQRGHLKQALLKLGWPAEDLAGYVDGEAHPVTLVEDGWALRPYQREAADAFWHGGSGVVVLPCGAGKTIVGAAAMARARATTLILVTNTVSAHQWKQELLRRTSLTEDEIGEYSGARKEIRPVTIATYQIMTTRRKGAYPHLELLDARDWGLVIYDEVHLLPAPIFRMTAELQARRRLGLTATLVREDGREDDVFSLIGPKRYDAPWKEMEAQGWIAPADCVEVRVTLTESERLAYATAEPEDRYRLCATAHTKTRVIESLVARHRGEQILVIGQYIDQLDELSALLDAPVVKGDTRIRERERLFASFRSGELPVLVVSKVANFSIDLPEASVAIQVSGAYGSRQEEAQRLGRVLRPKSSGKGARFYAVVARDTLDQEYAAHRQRFLAEQGYAYRIVDAEAVLAGEDI, translated from the coding sequence GTGACCGACGGTCCGCTCATCGTCCAGTCCGACAAGACCCTGCTGCTGGAAGTCGGCCACGAGCAGGCCGACGACTGCCGCCGGGACATCGCCCCGTTCGCCGAACTGGAACGGGCGCCCGAGCACGTCCACACCTACCGGATCACCCCGCTGGCGCTGTGGAACGCCCGCGCCGCCGGCCACGACGCCGAGCAGGTCGTGGACATGCTGCTGCGCTACTCGCGCTACCCGGTGCCGCACGCGCTGCTGGTCGACGTCGCCGACACCATGTCCCGCTACGGGCGGCTGCGGCTGGAGAAGGACCCGGCGCACGGCCTGGTGCTGACCTCCACCGACCGGTCGGTCCTGGAGGAGGTGCTGCGCTCCAAGAAGGTCAAGCCGATGCTGGGGGCGCGCATCGACGAGGACACCGTCATCGTCCACCCCAGCCAGCGCGGCCACCTCAAGCAGGCGCTGCTGAAGCTGGGCTGGCCCGCCGAGGACCTGGCCGGGTACGTCGACGGCGAGGCCCACCCGGTGACGCTGGTCGAGGACGGCTGGGCGCTGCGCCCCTACCAGCGGGAGGCGGCCGACGCGTTCTGGCACGGCGGCTCGGGCGTGGTGGTGCTGCCCTGCGGGGCGGGCAAGACCATCGTCGGCGCCGCCGCCATGGCCCGCGCCCGGGCCACCACGCTGATCCTGGTGACCAACACCGTCTCCGCCCACCAGTGGAAGCAGGAGCTGCTGCGCCGCACGTCCCTGACCGAGGACGAGATCGGCGAATACAGCGGCGCCCGCAAGGAGATCCGCCCGGTCACCATCGCCACCTACCAGATCATGACCACCCGCCGCAAAGGCGCCTACCCGCATCTGGAGCTGCTGGACGCCCGCGACTGGGGCCTGGTGATCTACGACGAGGTGCACCTGCTGCCCGCGCCGATCTTCCGGATGACCGCCGAGCTGCAGGCCCGCCGCCGCCTCGGCCTGACCGCCACCCTGGTGCGCGAGGACGGCCGGGAGGACGATGTGTTCTCCCTCATCGGCCCCAAGCGCTACGACGCGCCGTGGAAGGAGATGGAGGCCCAGGGCTGGATCGCCCCCGCCGACTGCGTCGAGGTCCGGGTGACGCTGACCGAGTCCGAGCGGCTGGCGTACGCGACCGCCGAGCCGGAGGACCGCTACCGCCTGTGCGCCACCGCCCACACCAAGACCCGCGTCATCGAGTCCCTGGTGGCGCGGCACCGCGGCGAGCAGATCCTGGTCATCGGCCAGTACATCGACCAGCTGGACGAGCTGTCGGCGCTGCTGGACGCCCCCGTCGTCAAGGGCGACACCCGCATCCGGGAACGCGAGCGTCTCTTTGCGTCCTTCCGCTCCGGGGAGCTGCCGGTGCTGGTGGTCTCCAAGGTCGCCAACTTCTCCATCGACCTGCCCGAGGCGTCCGTGGCCATCCAGGTCTCCGGCGCCTACGGCTCCCGCCAGGAGGAGGCGCAGCGCCTGGGCCGGGTGCTGCGTCCCAAGTCCTCCGGCAAGGGCGCCCGATTCTACGCCGTCGTCGCCCGCGACACCCTCGACCAGGAGTACGCCGCCCACCGCCAGCGTTTCCTGGCCGAACAGGGCTACGCCTACCGCATCGTCGACGCCGAGGCCGTCCTGGCCGGCGAGGACATCTGA
- a CDS encoding class I adenylate-forming enzyme family protein, with protein sequence MKRTLGRLSERAWERFDDYDALFFEGRWYRSRELAERTRRVAGGLTDLGVRPGDRVVVMMANCPEVGITYQALWRAGAVVTPVVFLVSPEELRHILTDSGARVVVTTAEVLPTVQKAAHDLDVQIVLVGEATAEGTVPYEELARADELPLIDRDEQDLAALMYTGGTTGRAKGVMLTHAGLYAASLASWEASTAQHVNRVIVPLPLSHAYGMIVTLIGLQSQVPRSTVLLRWFDAKEWLRLASAHRAQLAPLVPAMIGMLLAEPALEATPLPDLRYITCGSAPLPRESLEEFERRVPGVQIMEGYGMTETSAVCAVNRPGARKAGSVGRPLPGYEITIRDEDGNALPPGRDGEICVRAGCLMKGYWRAAEATAGALIDGELRTGDIGHLDSDGFLFIVDRKKDLIIRGGFNVFPRDVEDALMEHPAVAKAGVVGRPDPRLGEEVVAFVSLVPGATATPQELIAWTRDRIGKIKYPREVHVIDAIPMTSVFKTDRKRLRQMLAEAPPAG encoded by the coding sequence ATGAAGCGGACTCTCGGCAGGCTGTCCGAGCGGGCCTGGGAGCGGTTCGACGACTATGACGCGCTGTTCTTCGAGGGCCGCTGGTACCGCAGCCGGGAACTGGCCGAGCGGACCCGCCGGGTGGCCGGGGGACTGACCGACCTGGGCGTGCGGCCCGGCGACCGGGTCGTGGTGATGATGGCCAACTGCCCGGAGGTGGGGATCACCTACCAGGCGCTGTGGCGGGCCGGAGCCGTGGTCACCCCGGTGGTGTTCCTGGTCTCGCCCGAGGAGCTGCGGCACATCCTCACCGACAGCGGCGCCCGGGTCGTCGTGACCACCGCCGAGGTGCTGCCCACCGTCCAAAAGGCCGCCCACGACCTGGACGTGCAGATCGTCCTGGTCGGCGAGGCGACGGCAGAGGGCACCGTCCCTTATGAGGAGCTGGCGCGGGCCGACGAGCTGCCGCTGATCGACCGGGACGAACAAGACCTGGCGGCGCTGATGTACACCGGCGGCACCACCGGCCGCGCCAAGGGCGTCATGCTCACCCACGCCGGCCTGTACGCCGCCTCCCTGGCCTCCTGGGAGGCCAGCACCGCCCAGCACGTGAACCGGGTGATCGTCCCGCTGCCGCTCTCACACGCCTACGGGATGATCGTGACGCTGATCGGGCTGCAGTCGCAGGTGCCCCGCAGCACCGTGCTGCTGCGCTGGTTCGACGCCAAGGAGTGGCTGCGCCTGGCCTCCGCGCACCGCGCCCAGCTCGCCCCGCTGGTCCCCGCCATGATCGGCATGCTGCTGGCCGAACCCGCCCTGGAGGCCACCCCGCTGCCGGACCTGCGCTACATCACCTGCGGTTCGGCCCCGCTGCCCCGCGAATCCCTGGAGGAGTTCGAACGGCGGGTGCCCGGCGTGCAGATCATGGAGGGCTACGGGATGACCGAGACCAGCGCGGTCTGCGCGGTCAACCGGCCCGGGGCCAGGAAGGCCGGCAGCGTGGGCCGCCCGCTGCCCGGCTATGAGATCACCATCCGCGACGAGGACGGCAACGCGCTGCCGCCCGGCCGCGACGGCGAGATCTGCGTGCGGGCCGGGTGCCTGATGAAGGGCTACTGGCGGGCGGCAGAGGCCACGGCCGGCGCCCTGATCGACGGCGAGCTGCGCACCGGCGACATCGGCCACCTGGACTCCGACGGCTTCCTGTTCATCGTGGACCGCAAGAAGGACCTGATCATCCGGGGCGGTTTCAACGTGTTCCCCCGCGATGTGGAGGACGCCCTGATGGAGCACCCGGCGGTCGCCAAGGCCGGCGTGGTCGGCCGTCCCGACCCCCGCCTCGGCGAGGAGGTCGTCGCCTTCGTCTCCCTGGTCCCCGGTGCGACGGCCACCCCGCAGGAGCTGATCGCCTGGACCCGCGACCGGATCGGCAAGATCAAGTACCCCCGGGAGGTCCACGTGATCGACGCGATCCCGATGACCAGCGTCTTCAAGACCGACCGCAAACGGCTGCGGCAGATGCTCGCCGAAGCACCGCCGGCCGGCTGA
- a CDS encoding vWA domain-containing protein has translation MAKFNRVRRKGATSPIKTADRATGRTHEGAPGHLRDTKSELFLLAVSNMVGEQTFYEGASARDARFRTLVGEVALHDPGWLTRMIGWLRNEAGMRSASVVAAAEGVMSRLCASAAGGNRRLIDAALQRADEPGELIAYWHGRYGRALPQPVKRGIADAVRRLYDERSLIKYDSGEVRFGDVLELTHPAPVAPWQGDLFKHAIDRRHGRGRDIPRSLTVLRARAELLALPVGERRALLERPDAPQVLAAAGMTWESLAGWVQGPLTARFWEAIIPSMGLFALLRNLRNFDRAGIGEQAAEAVAARLADPAQVRRSKLLPIRFLAAYRQAPSPRWAWPLQRALDASLANVPRLPGRTLVLVDRSGSMFTPMSARSKITQADAAAVFGTALALRAEHADLVQFGTTHQAVPFRRGEPVLKVVERFDWLGGTDTAEAVRAHYRGHDRVVIVTDEQAWAGPHGAEPTAAVPEQVPVYTWNLVGYQYGHGPSGTGTRHTFGGLSDAAFAMIPLLERGQKADWPF, from the coding sequence ATGGCGAAGTTCAACCGCGTGCGCCGCAAGGGCGCCACCAGCCCGATCAAGACCGCCGACCGCGCGACCGGCCGCACCCACGAGGGCGCGCCGGGCCACCTGCGGGACACCAAGAGCGAGCTCTTCCTGCTCGCGGTGTCGAACATGGTCGGCGAGCAGACCTTCTACGAGGGCGCCTCGGCGCGGGACGCCCGCTTCCGCACCCTGGTCGGCGAGGTGGCGCTGCACGACCCGGGCTGGCTGACCCGCATGATCGGCTGGCTGCGCAACGAGGCCGGCATGCGCTCGGCGAGCGTGGTGGCCGCGGCCGAGGGCGTGATGTCCCGGCTGTGCGCGTCGGCCGCCGGCGGCAACCGGCGGCTCATCGACGCGGCGCTGCAGCGCGCCGACGAGCCCGGTGAGCTGATCGCCTACTGGCACGGCCGGTACGGGCGGGCGCTGCCGCAGCCGGTCAAGCGCGGCATCGCCGACGCGGTCCGCCGGCTTTACGACGAGCGGTCGCTGATCAAGTACGACAGCGGCGAGGTCCGTTTCGGCGACGTCCTGGAGCTGACCCACCCGGCGCCGGTGGCGCCCTGGCAGGGCGACCTGTTCAAGCACGCCATCGACCGGCGGCACGGCCGCGGCCGGGACATCCCCCGCTCGCTGACCGTGCTGCGGGCCCGCGCCGAGCTGCTGGCGCTGCCGGTGGGCGAGCGGCGCGCGCTGCTGGAGCGGCCGGACGCCCCGCAGGTGCTGGCGGCGGCCGGGATGACCTGGGAGTCGCTGGCCGGCTGGGTGCAGGGCCCGCTGACCGCGCGCTTCTGGGAGGCGATCATCCCGTCCATGGGCCTCTTCGCCCTGCTGCGCAACCTGCGCAACTTCGACCGGGCGGGCATCGGCGAGCAGGCCGCCGAGGCGGTCGCCGCCCGGCTGGCCGACCCCGCGCAGGTCCGCCGCTCCAAGCTGCTGCCGATCCGGTTCCTGGCCGCCTACCGGCAGGCGCCGTCGCCGCGCTGGGCGTGGCCGCTGCAGCGGGCGCTGGACGCCTCGCTGGCGAACGTGCCGCGCCTGCCGGGCCGCACGCTGGTGCTGGTGGACCGGTCGGGCTCGATGTTCACGCCGATGTCGGCACGCAGCAAGATCACCCAGGCCGACGCCGCCGCCGTCTTCGGCACCGCCCTGGCGCTGCGCGCCGAGCACGCCGACCTGGTGCAGTTCGGCACCACGCACCAGGCGGTGCCCTTCCGGCGCGGCGAGCCGGTGCTCAAGGTGGTCGAGCGGTTCGACTGGCTGGGCGGCACCGACACCGCCGAGGCGGTGCGCGCCCACTACCGCGGCCACGACCGGGTGGTCATCGTGACCGACGAGCAGGCCTGGGCGGGCCCGCACGGCGCCGAGCCCACCGCCGCGGTGCCCGAGCAGGTCCCGGTCTACACCTGGAACCTGGTGGGCTACCAGTACGGCCACGGCCCGTCCGGCACCGGCACCCGGCACACCTTCGGCGGCCTGTCGGACGCCGCGTTCGCGATGATCCCCCTCCTGGAGCGCGGCCAGAAGGCCGACTGGCCGTTTTGA
- a CDS encoding helicase-associated domain-containing protein translates to MDSYADWLRARDDAQLRALLAARPELITPVPADLTALGARAATPAAIARALDRLDRFALAVLETLLVLPQPAPREAVVRELTACTDATADDVTEVLERLRTCGLVWDDGDADGPLRTAPGLRRALPHPAGLGPPAAELLAAYPLERLLELVADTGGHGPRGFPDTAALIETLVARLTDPGELLEQAGPQARAALEQLAWGPPVGRVAEARRAVRAATAQTPIEHLLARGLLAATDDHTVTLPREVALYLRGGRLFRDLTARPPATRAAMPHPAELVARTAAGQALTVVRLTEDLLERWGLRPPAVLRSGGLGVRDLRAAAEALDVAEWQAALLIETAHSAGLLARSSDQGVDGEWLPTRAFDLWRLRENADRWSELAAAWLHSDRVAGLVGERDERDRVINALGAEPVRPAAPQLRRAVLAVLVQAGGALPAEQIRDRLAWEQPRRRGALRDRLVDWTLREAELLGLTAFGAPAPHARPLLEGAGLPEVAAALAEHLPTPVAEILIQADLTAVAPGPLVPELARELALTADVESTGGATVYRFTEASVRRALDAGRSAAELIELLTRHSATPLPQPLTYLIEDVARRHGRLRVGAMSSYVRADDPALLEEVLADRRAQALPLHRLAPTVLASPLPRAELLEALRGLGLSPVAESPEGGVVITRPDSYRADTPADAGPVRTFAADECDPAVIDAAVRALRAGDAAARLSAPAGEPPRSPSMTTVEELRQAAKRGVRVWIGYLDQEGRASSRIVEPISVDGGFLTGYDATRAAVHRFALHRITGVAELEDGE, encoded by the coding sequence ATGGACAGCTACGCCGACTGGCTGCGCGCCCGCGACGACGCACAACTGCGCGCGCTGCTCGCCGCACGGCCTGAGCTGATCACCCCCGTACCGGCGGATCTGACCGCCCTCGGCGCACGGGCGGCCACGCCCGCGGCCATCGCCCGGGCGCTGGACCGCCTGGACCGCTTCGCCCTGGCGGTGCTGGAGACGCTGCTGGTCCTCCCCCAGCCGGCCCCGCGGGAGGCGGTCGTGCGGGAGCTGACCGCCTGCACCGACGCCACCGCCGACGACGTCACCGAAGTGCTGGAGCGGCTGCGCACCTGCGGCCTGGTCTGGGACGACGGCGACGCCGACGGCCCGCTGCGCACCGCCCCCGGCCTGCGCCGGGCACTGCCGCACCCGGCCGGGCTCGGCCCGCCCGCCGCCGAGCTGCTGGCCGCCTACCCCTTGGAACGGCTCTTGGAGCTGGTCGCCGACACCGGCGGCCACGGCCCGCGCGGCTTCCCCGACACCGCCGCCCTGATCGAGACGCTGGTCGCGCGGCTGACCGACCCGGGCGAGCTGCTCGAGCAGGCCGGGCCGCAGGCGCGCGCCGCGCTGGAGCAGCTGGCCTGGGGACCGCCGGTGGGACGGGTCGCCGAGGCCCGCCGCGCCGTGCGCGCCGCCACCGCCCAGACCCCCATCGAGCACCTGCTGGCCCGCGGGCTGCTGGCCGCCACCGACGACCACACCGTCACGCTGCCCCGCGAGGTCGCCTTGTACCTGCGCGGCGGCAGGCTGTTCCGGGACCTCACCGCACGCCCGCCGGCGACGCGGGCGGCGATGCCGCACCCGGCGGAGCTGGTGGCCCGCACCGCCGCCGGCCAGGCGCTGACCGTCGTGCGGCTGACCGAGGACCTGCTGGAGCGGTGGGGCCTGCGACCGCCGGCCGTGCTGCGCAGCGGCGGGCTGGGAGTCCGGGACCTGCGCGCCGCCGCCGAGGCGCTGGACGTGGCCGAATGGCAGGCCGCGCTGCTCATCGAGACCGCTCACAGTGCCGGGCTGCTGGCACGCTCCAGCGACCAGGGGGTGGACGGCGAGTGGCTGCCCACCCGCGCCTTCGACCTGTGGCGGCTGCGCGAGAACGCCGACCGCTGGAGCGAGCTGGCCGCCGCCTGGCTGCACAGCGACCGGGTGGCGGGCCTGGTCGGCGAGCGCGACGAACGCGACCGGGTGATCAACGCGCTGGGCGCAGAGCCGGTGCGCCCGGCCGCCCCGCAGCTCCGCCGGGCGGTGCTGGCGGTGCTGGTGCAGGCCGGCGGGGCGCTGCCGGCCGAGCAGATCCGTGACCGGCTGGCCTGGGAGCAGCCCCGCCGCCGCGGCGCGCTGCGCGACCGGCTGGTGGACTGGACGCTGCGGGAGGCCGAGCTGCTGGGCCTGACCGCCTTCGGCGCCCCGGCCCCCCATGCCCGCCCGCTGCTGGAGGGCGCCGGCCTTCCCGAGGTGGCCGCCGCGCTGGCCGAGCACCTGCCCACGCCGGTGGCGGAGATCCTCATCCAGGCCGATCTGACCGCCGTGGCGCCCGGGCCGCTGGTTCCGGAACTGGCCCGGGAGCTGGCGCTGACCGCCGACGTGGAGTCCACCGGCGGCGCCACCGTCTACCGCTTCACCGAGGCGTCGGTGCGCCGCGCCCTGGACGCCGGACGCTCGGCCGCCGAGCTGATCGAACTGCTGACCCGGCACTCGGCCACCCCGCTGCCGCAGCCGCTGACCTATCTGATCGAGGACGTGGCGCGGCGGCACGGCCGGCTGCGGGTGGGCGCCATGAGCTCTTATGTGCGCGCCGACGACCCGGCCCTGCTGGAGGAGGTGCTGGCCGACCGGCGGGCCCAGGCGCTGCCGCTGCACCGGCTGGCCCCGACCGTGCTGGCCTCTCCGCTGCCGCGGGCCGAGCTGCTGGAGGCGCTGCGCGGGCTGGGGCTGTCGCCGGTCGCCGAATCCCCCGAGGGCGGCGTGGTCATCACCCGGCCCGACTCCTACCGGGCCGACACCCCCGCCGACGCCGGCCCGGTCCGCACCTTTGCGGCGGACGAGTGCGACCCGGCGGTGATCGACGCCGCGGTGCGGGCGTTGCGCGCCGGCGACGCGGCGGCCCGCCTCAGCGCACCCGCGGGCGAGCCGCCGCGCTCCCCGTCCATGACCACGGTGGAGGAGCTGCGGCAGGCCGCCAAGCGGGGCGTTCGCGTGTGGATCGGCTACCTCGACCAGGAAGGCCGGGCCTCCAGCCGCATCGTGGAGCCGATCAGCGTCGACGGCGGTTTCCTGACCGGATACGACGCCACCAGGGCCGCGGTGCACCGTTTCGCGCTGCACCGCATCACCGGCGTCGCCGAGCTCGAAGACGGCGAATAA
- a CDS encoding TetR/AcrR family transcriptional regulator, with protein sequence MTLSTRERIVAESLRLFADRGYAATSVAEIEAAAGLSPGAGGLYRHFRSKEEVLAAAIREHITRTREQIATVMEIAAEHSDLPLETRLKMACKTGLAKMREEQDLIRVLFRDLDQFPNLIAEMREGLVKPLYDSIATWLSAQPEYADADADWPAIATVLGGAVVNYWLSTESLHESPTRVDESRFVEAWARLALGLVTNERSPA encoded by the coding sequence ATGACGCTATCCACGCGCGAGCGGATCGTGGCCGAATCGCTTCGGCTTTTCGCCGACCGCGGTTACGCCGCGACATCTGTTGCCGAGATCGAGGCCGCGGCCGGGCTGTCTCCGGGCGCGGGCGGCCTGTACCGCCACTTCCGTTCCAAGGAAGAGGTGCTGGCCGCCGCGATCCGCGAGCACATCACCCGTACCCGCGAGCAGATCGCCACCGTCATGGAGATCGCCGCCGAGCACTCCGATCTGCCGCTGGAGACCCGGCTGAAGATGGCCTGCAAGACGGGGCTGGCCAAAATGCGCGAGGAACAGGACCTGATCCGGGTGCTGTTCCGCGACCTGGACCAGTTCCCCAACCTGATCGCCGAGATGCGCGAGGGCCTGGTCAAGCCGCTGTACGACAGCATCGCCACCTGGCTGTCGGCCCAGCCGGAGTACGCCGATGCGGACGCCGACTGGCCGGCGATCGCCACGGTGCTCGGCGGCGCGGTGGTCAACTACTGGCTGTCGACCGAGTCGCTGCACGAGTCGCCCACCCGCGTCGATGAGAGCCGCTTCGTCGAGGCCTGGGCCCGCCTGGCGCTCGGCCTGGTCACCAACGAGCGCAGCCCCGCCTGA
- a CDS encoding GNAT family N-acetyltransferase, producing the protein MEGVEVAFVPDDFVVPTLVAGQRFRIRPIGVHDVVKDYDAVMSSRERLWERFGAHFGWPAPGYDFEQALVDLGWLQKEGQLRRSFTFAVLTADEERLLGRVHIAPPPRSLPEVDAGVVFWVRSDEAGTGLERELAEFVHEWATVTWPFKNVRYPGQDISWEEWCAD; encoded by the coding sequence ATGGAAGGGGTCGAGGTGGCCTTCGTGCCCGATGACTTCGTCGTGCCCACCCTGGTCGCCGGGCAGCGCTTCCGGATCCGCCCGATCGGCGTGCACGATGTGGTCAAGGACTACGACGCGGTCATGAGCAGCCGGGAGCGGCTGTGGGAGCGCTTCGGCGCCCACTTCGGCTGGCCGGCCCCCGGCTACGACTTCGAGCAGGCCCTGGTGGATCTGGGCTGGCTGCAGAAGGAGGGCCAGCTGCGGCGGTCGTTCACCTTCGCGGTGCTGACCGCCGATGAGGAGCGGCTGCTGGGCCGGGTGCACATCGCCCCGCCGCCCCGTTCGCTGCCGGAGGTGGACGCCGGCGTGGTGTTCTGGGTGCGTTCGGATGAGGCCGGCACCGGCCTGGAGCGGGAACTGGCCGAGTTCGTCCATGAATGGGCCACGGTGACCTGGCCGTTCAAGAATGTGCGGTATCCCGG